A single window of Syntrophotalea acetylenica DNA harbors:
- a CDS encoding S26 family signal peptidase — MIGFPAKKRLAFLLALLLASGAGLALRRVSITLTPSVKYRIWWLSDDLAQVQRGRYVLFRLPGDKAKGVRVSEAVRQGEDIRAIKRIGCDEGQVLRRRGRVFYCGREFLGIAKEKSLSGELLTPADISGRIPAGSAFLIGDNPDSFDSRYFGLVSKDQFLAWARPIF, encoded by the coding sequence TTGATCGGGTTTCCGGCAAAAAAGCGTCTGGCTTTTCTTCTGGCGTTGCTGCTTGCTTCGGGGGCGGGCCTGGCTCTCCGGCGTGTCAGTATCACCCTGACGCCCTCGGTAAAATACCGGATATGGTGGCTGTCGGACGATCTGGCTCAGGTTCAGCGTGGACGGTATGTGCTGTTCCGGCTTCCAGGGGATAAGGCCAAAGGCGTGCGGGTCTCCGAAGCGGTTCGACAGGGAGAAGACATACGGGCCATCAAGCGGATCGGCTGCGATGAGGGGCAAGTGCTGCGTCGGCGGGGCAGGGTTTTCTACTGCGGTCGGGAGTTTCTGGGGATTGCCAAGGAGAAATCATTGTCAGGCGAGCTATTGACACCGGCCGATATTTCCGGACGGATTCCGGCGGGGAGCGCCTTTTTGATTGGCGACAATCCGGACAGCTTCGACTCGCGTTATTTTGGCCTGGTTTCAAAAGATCAATTCCTGGCCTGGGCAAGGCCCATCTTCTAG
- a CDS encoding TraC family protein: protein MGLLSLFFGDDGGLAKAQLKADTRRSKLSDYLPYVAWDPDTGVYVNSDDTVGVLWECSPALVFAGEKTIMALNGFFRIGFPPGTIAQFILHGDSHIDPILDCYQTLKVRDDALFNRISGALSEHFQAGAAGHWSVGPVLRNFRAFVAVKWPQKRRANLADIISMAEESLAGASLHPRLVKPGSLLEWLRRLLNDKPTGELSHYDETVPISKQALFGETVTRKAFDHVRIGQKEWRCLTPKGYPPAVNLFQTNQLFGGVEGGTSDADQIPGPFLYCLNILLDDQKTRLHAKCNMILMQQGVGSFAPSLARKKEEYLWATGELDKGSRFYKILPVMWVYDTAEKSRRALDRARRLWESQGYLMQEDRGILPVLLISSLPFGLYDVGKNIEQLDRDYIVPADTLSSILPVQGDFNGVGSPQLLFVSRKGQVAGLDLMARGANNHNAFIAATSGSGKSFFLNYLVTNYFAAGAKIRIIDIGGSYKKMTKMCGARYLDFTDASSICINPFSRVVDAEHDIPVIAPIIGQMAYSSTGTAPTEIEMTLLKNAVRWAWAQEGTEAEVDTVHRYLSEFRNHGHDGEILEAARKLAFNIEDFTRRGPFGRFFNGPSTFDISSDEFVVLELEHLEPKKELFRVVTLQIINAVTKDLYLSNRKTPRFIIFDEAWKFLGKAGHLREVIEEGYRRARKYKGSFSIITQSPLDIKQFGPVGDVIQGNSAFKFFLESGDFERAAAEKIITYDEFALRMLKSVKSRKPHYSEIFMDTPFGFGVGRLMVDPFSYYAFTSDGDEIAEIEELVQGGLSYADAIKAMVDRYRRG from the coding sequence GTGGGCCTGCTTTCCTTGTTTTTCGGTGACGACGGAGGCCTTGCCAAGGCGCAGCTCAAGGCCGATACCCGCCGCAGCAAACTGTCGGATTATCTGCCGTATGTCGCCTGGGACCCGGATACGGGCGTGTATGTCAACAGCGACGATACGGTTGGCGTGCTCTGGGAATGTTCCCCCGCGCTGGTTTTTGCCGGCGAGAAGACCATCATGGCGCTGAACGGCTTTTTCAGGATCGGGTTCCCGCCCGGCACCATCGCACAGTTCATTCTGCACGGTGATTCGCACATTGATCCGATCCTGGATTGCTACCAGACGCTCAAAGTCCGGGATGACGCATTGTTCAACAGGATTTCCGGCGCCTTGTCCGAGCATTTCCAGGCTGGGGCGGCGGGCCATTGGAGCGTTGGTCCGGTCCTGCGAAACTTCCGGGCCTTCGTGGCTGTCAAATGGCCCCAGAAAAGACGCGCCAACCTGGCCGACATCATCAGCATGGCGGAGGAATCCCTGGCCGGCGCCTCCCTGCATCCCCGCCTGGTGAAGCCCGGCAGCCTGCTGGAATGGCTGCGCCGGCTCCTGAACGATAAGCCAACCGGCGAACTGAGCCACTATGACGAAACCGTGCCGATCAGCAAGCAGGCTCTGTTCGGGGAAACGGTCACCCGCAAGGCCTTCGATCATGTGCGGATCGGGCAAAAGGAGTGGCGCTGCCTGACGCCGAAGGGGTATCCGCCCGCCGTCAACCTGTTTCAGACCAACCAGCTTTTCGGTGGGGTCGAAGGGGGAACCTCGGACGCCGACCAGATTCCCGGCCCCTTTCTCTATTGTCTCAACATTCTGCTGGACGATCAGAAAACCCGGCTCCACGCCAAGTGCAACATGATTCTGATGCAGCAGGGCGTCGGTTCCTTCGCCCCGAGCCTGGCGCGGAAAAAAGAGGAATACCTGTGGGCGACGGGGGAACTCGACAAAGGCTCGCGGTTTTATAAAATCCTGCCGGTGATGTGGGTCTACGACACCGCGGAAAAGTCCCGGCGGGCACTGGATCGCGCCCGGAGGCTGTGGGAGAGCCAGGGTTATCTGATGCAGGAGGACCGTGGCATCCTGCCGGTGCTGCTGATCTCGTCGTTGCCCTTCGGACTGTACGATGTCGGGAAAAATATCGAGCAGCTTGACCGCGACTATATCGTTCCCGCCGACACCCTTTCCTCGATCCTGCCGGTACAGGGGGATTTCAACGGCGTTGGCAGCCCGCAACTGCTCTTTGTCTCGCGCAAAGGGCAGGTTGCCGGCCTGGACCTGATGGCCAGGGGCGCCAACAACCATAATGCGTTCATTGCCGCCACCTCCGGTTCCGGCAAATCCTTTTTCCTCAATTACCTGGTCACCAACTATTTCGCCGCCGGGGCCAAGATCCGCATCATCGACATCGGCGGCAGCTACAAGAAGATGACCAAGATGTGCGGCGCCCGATACCTGGACTTCACCGACGCATCGAGTATCTGCATCAACCCGTTCTCGCGGGTCGTCGATGCCGAGCACGATATTCCGGTCATTGCCCCCATCATCGGCCAGATGGCCTACTCCTCGACGGGGACCGCGCCCACGGAAATCGAGATGACGCTGCTCAAAAACGCGGTGCGGTGGGCGTGGGCGCAAGAGGGTACGGAGGCGGAGGTGGATACCGTTCACCGCTATCTGTCCGAATTCCGAAACCACGGGCACGACGGGGAGATTCTGGAGGCGGCACGGAAGCTGGCCTTCAACATCGAGGATTTCACCCGCCGAGGGCCTTTTGGGCGTTTCTTCAACGGCCCTTCCACCTTCGACATCTCCAGCGATGAATTCGTGGTTCTGGAACTGGAGCACCTGGAGCCGAAGAAGGAACTGTTCCGGGTGGTAACCCTGCAGATCATCAATGCCGTCACCAAGGACCTGTATCTTTCCAACCGTAAAACGCCCCGGTTCATCATTTTCGATGAAGCCTGGAAGTTTCTCGGCAAGGCCGGACATCTGCGCGAGGTCATCGAGGAGGGCTACCGGAGGGCCAGAAAGTACAAGGGAAGTTTTTCCATCATCACCCAGTCGCCTCTGGACATCAAGCAGTTCGGCCCGGTGGGGGACGTCATCCAGGGCAACAGCGCCTTCAAGTTCTTCCTGGAATCCGGCGACTTCGAAAGGGCGGCGGCGGAAAAGATCATCACCTACGACGAGTTCGCGTTGCGGATGCTCAAGAGCGTCAAAAGCCGCAAGCCGCATTATTCGGAAATTTTCATGGATACCCCGTTCGGCTTCGGCGTAGGGCGCCTGATGGTCGATCCGTTCAGCTACTACGCCTTTACGTCAGACGGCGACGAAATAGCCGAAATCGAGGAACTGGTGCAGGGAGGGCTGTCCTATGCGGATGCGATCAAAGCGATGGTGGACAGGTATCGTCGCGGCTAG
- the traN gene encoding conjugal transfer protein TraN has protein sequence MRSEMRSKAIALFTLGVYLLTGSGHALADYACGQDLDGDGFADGQGETALCLGTGGGWFCPVGAVACSHTQSAPVCPPGGTFSPDLDVCLADTTPSCPAGYTYQPLEDRCAADFSCPQGTTYDPEGDLCLGEETCPLGAQYPCVGAPGASRCSPNVCIDLSEPGNEIMELPEEDAMYQNDGELDEDGNCLGQLYIFSGKATRCRPPGVTVGYLNDCCDNDAQALSDPTTGSRVTTMVNAAKRSYEVAKVAYYSYQIASGAMTAVQGAGGAVAIVNTTTGATVATFGSGSAIGAGVVAAEGAVAGGATASGAVSAGLQSYAGALINPGTIAVSVAVMVAMKVLFGGGCDQRDVETALLNDSDYCVYLGSVCEKRWAMVGCVQRSRRFCCFNSKMARIIHEQGRPQLKAFGPDGGWGDKKNPNCRGFTPEEFQQLDFAKIDLSEYFGDITRDMSQKIQGTQDRIQQGIQRHYEQVR, from the coding sequence ATGAGAAGCGAAATGCGAAGCAAGGCCATCGCTCTTTTCACCCTTGGCGTTTACCTGCTGACAGGTTCGGGCCACGCCCTGGCCGATTATGCCTGCGGCCAGGATCTGGACGGCGACGGGTTTGCCGACGGACAAGGGGAAACCGCCCTTTGCCTCGGGACGGGCGGCGGCTGGTTCTGCCCGGTAGGCGCGGTTGCTTGCAGCCACACCCAATCCGCGCCGGTTTGCCCTCCGGGTGGCACATTCAGCCCTGATCTTGACGTGTGCCTGGCGGACACCACCCCTTCCTGTCCCGCCGGCTACACGTATCAACCTTTAGAGGACAGGTGCGCAGCAGATTTTTCCTGCCCGCAGGGAACGACCTACGATCCGGAGGGCGACCTGTGCCTGGGGGAGGAGACCTGTCCTCTGGGGGCACAGTACCCCTGTGTCGGTGCGCCGGGAGCGTCCCGATGCTCGCCCAATGTCTGCATCGATTTGTCCGAGCCCGGCAACGAGATAATGGAGTTGCCTGAGGAAGACGCCATGTATCAGAACGACGGCGAACTCGACGAGGACGGCAACTGCCTCGGGCAGCTTTATATTTTTTCCGGAAAGGCGACCCGCTGCCGGCCGCCCGGGGTAACGGTCGGCTATCTCAACGATTGCTGTGACAACGATGCCCAGGCCTTAAGCGACCCGACAACCGGCAGCCGTGTCACCACCATGGTGAACGCCGCCAAGCGAAGCTACGAGGTCGCCAAGGTAGCGTACTACTCCTACCAGATTGCCTCGGGAGCCATGACGGCCGTGCAGGGAGCGGGCGGTGCCGTTGCCATCGTGAATACCACAACAGGAGCAACAGTCGCCACCTTCGGATCGGGCTCGGCCATTGGCGCGGGGGTTGTGGCCGCCGAAGGAGCGGTCGCGGGAGGGGCCACCGCCAGCGGCGCCGTCAGCGCCGGGCTTCAAAGTTATGCCGGCGCTCTGATCAACCCGGGCACCATCGCGGTATCCGTGGCGGTGATGGTGGCTATGAAGGTGCTGTTCGGCGGTGGCTGCGACCAGAGAGATGTCGAAACCGCTCTGCTCAACGATTCGGACTACTGCGTTTACCTCGGGTCGGTCTGCGAAAAAAGATGGGCGATGGTGGGTTGCGTCCAGAGATCCAGAAGGTTCTGCTGCTTCAACAGCAAAATGGCGCGGATTATCCATGAGCAGGGCCGCCCGCAACTCAAGGCCTTCGGACCCGATGGCGGGTGGGGCGACAAGAAGAACCCCAACTGCCGGGGGTTTACGCCCGAGGAATTCCAGCAGCTCGACTTCGCAAAAATTGATCTCTCCGAATATTTTGGAGACATCACCAGGGATATGTCGCAAAAGATCCAGGGCACACAGGATCGGATTCAACAGGGCATCCAGCGACACTATGAGCAGGTCAGATAA
- a CDS encoding TraU family protein, whose protein sequence is MRFRSSRYLVQGLALLACLGLPWTSVAKCTGRPINPVTDICWQCIFPVQMGGRLTMGNFQGDEPPEDMSPPVCACLNGGSLTIGVTVSFYEPARMIETVSDAYCFPSLGASISNPQPGLLSGSTDGMDLTGGTQTFQQAHYYILPVFSMMDLFFDLPCLEQEGFDLAYMTEIDPLWSNDSLAFLINPEALLFANPASQLSCIPDSTAAALGYPLDSLFWCMGSWGSAYPLTGTIADRNPITANAGLAARMLFKLGREMLLWDTGSNACGAVMSPIWRKSHYRLQIARPVRGSDCVPIGRSDLLWGSGKNPPGGAGANSESNFLWVLTRKNKCCVGYSP, encoded by the coding sequence TTGAGATTCCGGTCAAGTAGATATCTGGTTCAGGGGCTGGCGCTGCTGGCGTGTCTCGGCCTGCCCTGGACAAGCGTGGCGAAATGCACAGGGCGTCCAATCAACCCGGTTACGGATATCTGCTGGCAGTGCATTTTTCCGGTCCAGATGGGCGGTCGGCTGACGATGGGGAATTTTCAGGGGGATGAACCGCCGGAGGATATGTCTCCGCCGGTCTGTGCCTGTCTCAACGGAGGAAGCCTGACCATCGGGGTGACGGTAAGTTTTTACGAGCCGGCCCGAATGATCGAGACGGTAAGCGATGCCTACTGTTTCCCCTCGCTGGGAGCATCGATCAGCAATCCGCAGCCGGGCCTGCTCAGCGGTTCCACCGATGGCATGGATTTGACGGGCGGCACCCAGACGTTTCAGCAGGCACATTACTACATCCTGCCGGTATTCAGCATGATGGATCTGTTTTTTGATTTGCCCTGCCTGGAGCAGGAGGGGTTCGACCTGGCCTACATGACCGAAATCGATCCTCTGTGGAGTAACGATTCCTTGGCGTTCCTGATCAATCCCGAAGCCCTGTTGTTTGCCAATCCGGCCTCGCAGCTTTCCTGCATACCGGACAGCACGGCGGCGGCGCTGGGCTATCCGCTTGATTCGCTGTTCTGGTGCATGGGGAGCTGGGGCAGCGCTTATCCTTTGACCGGGACGATCGCGGACCGCAATCCGATCACGGCCAACGCGGGACTGGCGGCGCGGATGCTGTTCAAGCTGGGCCGGGAAATGCTGCTGTGGGATACCGGCAGCAACGCCTGCGGGGCGGTCATGTCCCCCATCTGGCGCAAGAGCCACTACCGCCTGCAGATTGCCAGGCCGGTGCGAGGCAGCGACTGTGTGCCCATCGGACGCAGTGACCTGCTGTGGGGCTCTGGCAAGAATCCCCCGGGTGGGGCGGGGGCGAATTCGGAAAGCAATTTCCTGTGGGTGCTGACGCGGAAGAACAAGTGCTGCGTGGGTTATTCGCCATGA
- a CDS encoding type-F conjugative transfer system pilin assembly protein TrbC: MLRGLFAMTGDKAMWLSRIAVASLAALLPLSLAVAGEGSIEARAGELVQQAKKMEVRMPKFDPEGKDAARDLMRQYQSPEFQRELQKERQRLAETFFGQKTAEDIHKESKPDQGGVLPPGGRIYIFVSSSMPLNALRNYAADMERLGDQAVVMVLRGFVGGAKRIGPTAKLAGEVLKTRPACDLARGGCSLRNLSFIVDPMLFRKFGISQVPAVVFAPATNEAEAMIAYGDASLGYILELFAREGAGKKLAGVAERLRGRSSPWPD; the protein is encoded by the coding sequence GTGCTGCGTGGGTTATTCGCCATGACAGGGGACAAAGCCATGTGGCTTTCACGCATAGCTGTTGCGAGCCTTGCGGCACTGCTGCCGCTGTCCCTTGCGGTTGCAGGGGAGGGTTCTATCGAGGCCCGCGCCGGGGAACTGGTGCAGCAGGCAAAAAAGATGGAAGTGCGAATGCCGAAATTCGATCCGGAAGGAAAAGATGCCGCCAGGGATTTGATGCGGCAATACCAGTCCCCGGAGTTCCAAAGAGAGCTTCAGAAAGAGCGCCAAAGGCTTGCAGAAACCTTTTTCGGGCAGAAGACAGCCGAGGATATTCACAAAGAATCGAAACCGGATCAAGGCGGCGTTCTGCCCCCCGGTGGGCGGATTTACATCTTTGTTTCCTCCTCCATGCCCTTGAATGCGCTACGCAACTATGCCGCCGACATGGAGCGGTTGGGCGACCAGGCCGTTGTGATGGTGCTGCGCGGGTTTGTCGGCGGGGCCAAGAGAATCGGGCCAACGGCCAAACTGGCCGGGGAGGTCCTGAAGACCCGACCGGCTTGCGATTTGGCGAGGGGTGGCTGTTCCCTGCGGAATCTTTCGTTCATCGTCGACCCGATGCTGTTCCGGAAATTCGGCATTTCACAGGTTCCGGCCGTGGTGTTCGCGCCCGCCACCAACGAGGCTGAAGCCATGATCGCTTACGGCGATGCCAGCCTTGGGTACATCCTGGAGTTGTTCGCGCGGGAAGGGGCCGGCAAGAAACTGGCCGGGGTCGCGGAAAGGCTCAGGGGCCGGTCTTCCCCCTGGCCCGATTAG
- a CDS encoding conjugal transfer protein TraG N-terminal domain-containing protein, producing the protein MPKSLVPLFGTLCAILAVPAPGFSLDAEFHTYNGFDPVVSGFQRLALIFSDGGYKGLFFSVVIMALILGGLAITVRAATGARANPITWMVPIMVGVILYLSLVIPTGTVHIYDPTTNRYQAVAGIPDGIVAVAGILNLVERGMTEIIATSGDPRSYINQAGGSGFLGLFQATTKVLTSDDTLIDSSINKYLEDCVAFEINRPGATLTVDELRRTATDFSSSFAKADSPAIYTVYYDLAMPQGQTMTCQEAWGNINTYLASPAHLEENLKGICSQLGYDSGDTASYQKCKSDLQATLQDLGVSGMTTDDFMRQAYLSQRLHDVFRSGDTAAVANYKFLTGASGSMKAANEWLPVMKGVLTAIALGLVPFLALFIPTPLFGKALSVMLGFFIWLASWGITDALLHQFLMDYGTKVLEGLPAKGSGLGMDAFYFVPGEMVKVLGMFGTVRMSGLMLATVMTGILVKFGGHALATLAGNLTGQIKTAGQLAANMTEDPSGRASALKSNAWSMPTETIANHPRYGFGPMMDEGMVNQVRGVEGAAAVRRNIGNLQQAGQMPTGMSDMSSLGHYMRRSQMGGAIQTEQGTLSFGGTEGGLVTSALRGGHTTATTLGAGWKLDANAEKDASGNVLAENRSLSSEAVGKIHHLIEQGGQERWRVEAAGMGARFGKAYQELAIEKGAHTLSAGKNWNQHWQALEESRTNSGEARSYQEELSNSIKDSVTQRVANGSAFDQVSKQTRDRLFKAGASIGLNAGALLKNLTLGMLEIKAGVSGEYQMRNSKGQSATFKASEEEISALENTAASIRKEALVKTMNTSAGRAYAASTAAQANAAEGWSHLREAATRDTTSADQNMELMTAYAIDRAQSQYGIVSEQAIMAVLDDMAAARGGSGQEQNALNKDIQGWLAERYKLLDTEKDGNWVLRDQAAIHNRVGQQLGQRRDLGEGAAERAREAVAEISFADPRPGNLNAPTDSVAKKREARRKALESLTDPKGSETNSNPDKPKPGFSLRPEAYDPANSGASLRPGAYDPEKSRSFLQPGTYDAAKPGFSLRPEAYDPAKSGSSLRQVRDNSLQSLKQTQIKKKPNLSNLDMEAFSKLEEKLKELDKY; encoded by the coding sequence ATGCCTAAATCCCTTGTACCCCTTTTCGGCACCTTGTGCGCCATCCTGGCGGTGCCCGCCCCGGGTTTTTCCCTGGACGCTGAATTCCACACCTACAACGGCTTCGATCCGGTGGTCAGCGGTTTTCAGCGGCTGGCGCTGATTTTCAGCGATGGTGGTTACAAGGGCCTGTTTTTCTCGGTTGTCATAATGGCCCTGATTCTGGGTGGACTGGCCATAACCGTTCGGGCCGCCACCGGAGCCCGGGCCAATCCCATTACCTGGATGGTGCCCATCATGGTTGGGGTGATCCTTTACCTGAGTCTGGTCATCCCGACGGGAACCGTTCATATCTACGACCCCACCACCAACCGCTATCAGGCCGTGGCGGGCATTCCGGATGGCATCGTGGCCGTAGCCGGCATACTGAACCTGGTGGAGCGGGGCATGACGGAGATCATCGCAACCTCTGGCGATCCCCGAAGCTACATCAACCAGGCTGGTGGCAGCGGTTTTCTCGGACTGTTTCAGGCAACCACCAAGGTTCTCACTTCCGATGACACCCTGATCGACAGCTCGATCAACAAGTACCTGGAAGACTGCGTGGCGTTTGAGATCAACCGGCCGGGGGCCACCCTGACCGTGGATGAACTGCGCCGCACTGCCACGGATTTTTCCTCTTCTTTTGCAAAGGCCGATTCTCCCGCCATCTATACGGTGTATTACGACCTGGCCATGCCGCAGGGCCAGACCATGACCTGCCAGGAGGCATGGGGCAACATAAACACCTATCTCGCGTCGCCGGCCCACCTGGAGGAAAACCTGAAGGGGATTTGTTCCCAGCTTGGCTATGACTCCGGCGACACCGCAAGCTACCAAAAGTGCAAATCGGATCTTCAGGCCACCTTGCAGGATCTTGGAGTCAGCGGCATGACCACGGACGATTTCATGCGCCAGGCGTATCTCTCGCAGCGACTCCACGATGTGTTCCGTTCGGGCGATACCGCCGCTGTTGCCAACTACAAATTCCTGACCGGGGCGAGCGGCAGCATGAAGGCGGCCAACGAATGGCTGCCGGTCATGAAAGGGGTGCTGACGGCGATTGCTCTCGGCCTGGTCCCGTTTCTGGCGTTGTTCATTCCGACACCCCTGTTCGGGAAGGCATTGAGTGTCATGCTCGGGTTCTTTATCTGGCTGGCATCCTGGGGGATTACGGACGCTTTGCTGCATCAGTTTCTGATGGACTATGGCACCAAGGTGCTTGAAGGCCTGCCGGCGAAGGGCAGCGGCTTGGGCATGGACGCTTTTTATTTCGTGCCGGGAGAGATGGTCAAGGTTCTGGGCATGTTCGGCACGGTGAGAATGTCGGGCCTGATGCTGGCCACCGTCATGACAGGCATTCTGGTCAAATTCGGAGGCCATGCCCTGGCGACGCTGGCGGGAAATTTGACCGGGCAGATCAAGACAGCCGGGCAGCTGGCCGCCAATATGACGGAGGACCCTTCCGGTCGGGCTTCCGCCCTCAAATCCAACGCCTGGTCCATGCCAACGGAAACCATTGCCAACCATCCGCGTTACGGATTTGGCCCGATGATGGATGAAGGCATGGTCAATCAGGTTCGCGGGGTCGAAGGCGCTGCCGCCGTGCGCCGCAACATCGGAAACCTGCAACAGGCTGGGCAGATGCCGACGGGCATGAGCGACATGAGCAGCCTGGGTCATTACATGCGGCGCTCGCAGATGGGAGGCGCCATCCAGACCGAACAAGGCACGTTGAGCTTTGGCGGCACGGAAGGCGGGCTTGTGACATCCGCGCTGCGCGGCGGGCATACTACCGCGACCACCCTTGGTGCCGGCTGGAAACTGGACGCGAACGCTGAAAAGGATGCTTCGGGGAATGTTCTGGCGGAAAACCGGAGTCTTTCCAGTGAAGCGGTTGGAAAGATACACCATCTGATCGAACAGGGCGGCCAGGAGCGCTGGCGTGTCGAGGCTGCGGGCATGGGCGCCAGGTTTGGAAAGGCTTACCAGGAGCTGGCCATCGAGAAAGGGGCGCATACGCTATCGGCCGGCAAAAACTGGAATCAGCACTGGCAGGCACTGGAAGAAAGCAGAACCAACAGCGGGGAAGCCCGCTCCTACCAGGAGGAACTGAGCAACTCCATCAAGGATTCCGTCACGCAACGGGTGGCAAACGGTTCGGCCTTCGACCAGGTGTCAAAGCAGACCAGGGACCGCCTTTTTAAAGCGGGGGCAAGCATTGGACTCAACGCGGGTGCCCTTTTGAAAAACCTTACCCTGGGCATGCTGGAGATTAAAGCCGGGGTAAGTGGAGAGTACCAGATGCGAAATTCCAAGGGGCAATCGGCCACGTTCAAGGCCAGCGAAGAGGAAATATCTGCTCTTGAAAATACGGCAGCAAGCATCCGCAAGGAGGCTCTGGTGAAAACCATGAATACCTCGGCTGGCCGCGCTTATGCCGCGTCCACGGCCGCCCAGGCCAACGCCGCCGAGGGGTGGAGCCATCTGCGCGAGGCTGCGACCCGGGACACGACCTCTGCCGATCAAAACATGGAACTGATGACGGCCTATGCGATAGACCGGGCGCAGAGCCAGTATGGCATTGTCAGCGAGCAAGCCATAATGGCGGTACTGGATGACATGGCCGCAGCAAGGGGCGGTAGTGGCCAAGAACAGAATGCGCTCAATAAGGATATTCAGGGCTGGCTGGCCGAGCGGTACAAGCTTCTCGACACGGAAAAAGACGGTAACTGGGTTCTGCGGGACCAGGCCGCGATTCACAACCGGGTGGGCCAGCAGTTGGGACAAAGAAGGGACTTGGGAGAGGGTGCTGCCGAGCGGGCCAGAGAGGCCGTCGCGGAAATTTCCTTTGCCGATCCCCGACCGGGGAACCTTAATGCTCCCACCGATTCCGTGGCAAAGAAAAGGGAAGCTCGACGGAAGGCGCTGGAATCCTTGACTGATCCGAAGGGTTCCGAGACGAACTCAAATCCGGACAAGCCAAAACCTGGATTTTCGCTGCGCCCTGAAGCCTATGATCCGGCAAATTCCGGAGCTTCATTGCGTCCCGGAGCCTATGATCCAGAAAAATCCCGCTCATTTTTGCAGCCTGGGACCTACGATGCTGCAAAACCTGGATTTTCGCTGCGCCCCGAAGCCTATGACCCGGCAAAATCTGGATCTTCGCTGCGGCAGGTTCGTGATAATTCGCTTCAGTCACTGAAGCAGACTCAAATAAAAAAGAAGCCTAATTTGAGCAATCTGGATATGGAAGCCTTTTCCAAGCTGGAGGAGAAATTGAAGGAGTTGGATAAATATTGA